A genomic window from Nematostella vectensis chromosome 9, jaNemVect1.1, whole genome shotgun sequence includes:
- the LOC116617878 gene encoding transient receptor potential cation channel subfamily A member 1 isoform X3 — protein sequence MNGVKANGTVHNVDDKKPDEDVDAIALEAIKRVKRKRQHAKIVMNYEDEDDQNNQDGDTDEQQVRDQKENLDEDIKAAGKLQRLNKAVMAGDMTKFLKLIDQKLGINQADSFGRTPVQNAILKSDTRMVETLLGSGADVGHQDDRGDAPLHYAVRSGSETILKLVLGNCSEVNTKGSNGCTPLHIAATLNKPKLCKLLIENHADVNSTDIDGKTPLGKAMESGAAKSAEFLLEYIKNNHLKLDSFLSDADNEGNTLLHLAVDSGFTRVVELCLDNGSIIRRPKRNDRSTAFHLACEQGATEIVQLFLEKDPNLAKILLVDANGTTPLHKAAQTNNHSILHLLITKGANINARNNDNVTPLMMAASRGSKDCVRMLMENGADTTVKDVDGRTAVFNAVGYGVTMEILLEDQALVPLLTEKDASGYAPPHYAAQQGDLKSIQLFLDHNKSTATILSDFQDTPLHVAARYGWHEVVRALLDKQGAKIVNLQDNRSRTALHYACAGGHHKVAAVLLGFGAEIEKDQSSRTALHEAAKKGSKKTVEKILSTHPRCLNNFDDDKNTALHVAAYHGHAHLVKYLLSVEGQEILMNSSGQNVFDLAVDMDLREVAQAIAEHDRWREVMESCKSGVPRQMTTLIEKMPLVAECIFDQCVSTEGDIMNKDYKVTYDLSVALIKSDLKGTKQRTTLSIMERLAQLRVVRLLRHRITFTILSQKWNTFGWVFFLLNAVLFLLYLLPLTYLHVALRDNDAKYCAAYNTSAQSEKGCDRNFLEMQILQIYVAVMTGVLLLKELYQFYLQWRTYFLQFTNLLELSAYIAALLSVIPSCECKWGRQKTAAVVALFFGWINLILYIQRLPAYGKYIIMLYKMFMTLLKVLLLFVLFVVSFGLCFYLMIYSDDFTDLPNTLMEMFIMTLGELNYGDKFRPWANLSYPYLINILFFLFALTMPIILMNMLVGLSVGDIELISLSHD from the exons ATGAATGGAGTGAAGGCTAACGGAACAGTCCATaatgtggatgacaaaaaaccGGACGAAGACGTAGACGCCATTGCCTTGGAGGCGATTAAAAGGGTCAAGCGGAAGAGACAACACGCGAAAATTGTCATGAATTATGAAGACGAAGATGACCAGAATAACCAAGATGGGGACACGGACGAACAGCAGGTGAGAGAT CAAAAGGAGAATCTAGACGAAGATATAAAAGCTGCCGGCAAACTACAGAGACTCAACAAAGCAGTAATGGCGGGAGATATGACCAAATTTCTTAAACTAATTGATCAAAAACTCG GCATAAATCAAGCGGACAGTTTCGGACGCACCCCTGTCCAAAACGCCATTCTAAAGAGCGACACGCGTATGGTGGAGACGTTGCTTGGAAGCGGAGCTGACGTCGGGCACCAGGATGACAGGGGGGACGCGCCACTACACTACGCCGTCCGGTCTGGAAGTGAGACAATTCTTAAG TTGGTGTTAGGGAATTGTAGCgaagtcaacacaaaaggaaGTAACGGATGTACCCCACTTCACATTGCAGCTACCCTCAATAAACCAAAACTCTGCAAGCTGCTG ATCGAGAATCATGCCGACGTTAATAGCACTGACATTGATGGCAAGACCCCCCTGGGGAAAGCGATGGAGAGTGGAGCAGCAAAATCAGCGGAATTTCTTCTAGAATACA TAAAGAACAATCACTTGAAGCTGGACTCTTTCCTTTCCGACGCTGATAACGAAGGCAACACGTTACTGCATCTAGCGGTGGACAGCGGTTTTACTCGG GTGGTGGAATTGTGTTTGGATAACGGTTCTATCATCCGTAGACCCAAG CGCAATGACCGAAGCACGGCGTTTCACCTCGCGTGTGAACAAGGCGCTACAGAGATAGTACAACTTTTCTTGGAAAAGGACCCAAACTTAGCAAAAATTCTCCTGGTGGATGCGAACGGCACTACGCCTCTGCATAAAGCGGCACAAACGAACAACCACTCCATACTCCACCTGCTTATTACAAAG GGGGCTAATATCAATGCTCGAAACAATGACAACGTGACCCCCCTAATGATGGCGGCTTCGAGGGGCTCAAAGGATTGTGTGCGCATGCTCATGGAGAATGGCGCTGACACAACAGTCAAGGATGTTGACGGGCGCACAGCAGTCTTCAACGCTGTAGGATATGGCGTTACCATGGAGATCTTGTTGGAG GACCAGGCCCTTGTGCCTCTACTAACAGAAAAGGACGCTTCAGGCTACGCCCCGCCACATTACGCCGCACAACAAGGCGACCTCAAG AGCATTCAGCTGTTTCTTGATCACAACAAGTCCACCGCGACCATCTTGTCAGACTTTCAGGACACGCCCCTACACGTGGCAGCCAG GTACGGTTGGCACGAAGTCGTACGCGCTCTGCTCGACAAACAAGGCGCGAAAATTGTCAATCTCCAAGACAACCGATCACGCACAGCTCTTCACTACGCATGCGCCGGGGGACACCACAAAGTTGCCGCTGTACTTCTGGGATTTGGTGCCGAAATTGAAAA AGACCAATCTAGCCGCACCGCTCTTCACGAAGCCGCCAAAAAAGGCAGCAAAAAGACAGTTGAAAAGATTCTCTCCACCCACCCCCGCTGCCTCAACAATTTCGATGACGATAAG AACACGGCCCTGCACGTGGCAGCATACCATGGCCACGCCCACCTCGTCAAGTACCTACTGTCTGTGGAGGGACAAGAGATCCTCATGAACTCGTCCGGGCAGAACGTGTTCGACCTTGCCGTGGACATGGACCTGAGGGAGGTCGCGCAAGCCATCGCCGAGCATGACAG GTGGCGAGAGGTTATGGAATCCTGCAAGTCGGGAGTTCCGCGACAGATGACAACTCTGATAGAAAAGATGCCGCTAGTTGCTGAG TGCATCTTTGACCAGTGCGTTTCAACTGAGGGGGATATTATGAACAAAGATTACAAG GTGACATACGACCTAAGCGTGGCCCTCATCAAGAGTGATCTGAAGGGTACCAAACAGAGGACAACTCTATCAATAATGGAG CGTTTGGCACAGTTGCGAGTGGTTAGGCTCCTGAGACATCGCATAACCTTCACGATCCTCAGCCAGAAATG GAACACGTTCGGGTGGGTGTTCTTCCTGCTAAACGCGGTTCTCTTCCTGCTCTACCTTTTACCTCTCACATATCTACACGTGGCACTGAGAGATAACGACGCCAAATATTGTGCAGCATACAATACTTCTGCACAG tccGAAAAAGGATGCGACCGAAACTTCTTG GAAATGCAAATTTTACAAATCTACGTGGCCGTCATGACTGGTGTTCTACTCCTAAAGGAACTCTATCAGTTCTATCTACAG TGGAGGACGTACTTTCTTCAATTCACCAACCTGCTTGAGTTGTCCGCCTACATTGCTGCCCTACTTTCCGTCATTCCTTCCTGTGAGTGCAAATGGGGCAGGCAGAAGACCGCCGCAGTGGTAGCATTGTTCTTTGGCTGGATTAACCTCATTCTCTACATCCAAAG GTTACCCGCATATGGAAAGTACATCATCATGTTGTACAAAATGTTCATGACCCTGCTAAAG gtGCTGCTGCTGTTCGTCCTGTTCGTCGTCTCGTTTGGATTGTGCTTCTATCTGATGATTTACAGT GATGATTTCACAGACCTGCCCAACACTCTGATGGAAATGTTTATTATGACGCTTGGAGAGTTGAACTATGGGGACAAGTTCCGGCCTTGGGCTAATCTAAGCTACCCCTACTTGATAAACATCCTCTTCTTCCTGTTCGCGCTCACGATGCCAATCATTCTAATGAACATGCTG GTCGGTTTATCTGTGGGAGATATTGAATTGATTTCTTTGTCTCATGACTAG
- the LOC116617878 gene encoding transient receptor potential cation channel subfamily A member 1 isoform X1, translating to MNGVKANGTVHNVDDKKPDEDVDAIALEAIKRVKRKRQHAKIVMNYEDEDDQNNQDGDTDEQQVRDQKENLDEDIKAAGKLQRLNKAVMAGDMTKFLKLIDQKLGINQADSFGRTPVQNAILKSDTRMVETLLGSGADVGHQDDRGDAPLHYAVRSGSETILKLVLGNCSEVNTKGSNGCTPLHIAATLNKPKLCKLLIENHADVNSTDIDGKTPLGKAMESGAAKSAEFLLEYIKNNHLKLDSFLSDADNEGNTLLHLAVDSGFTRVVELCLDNGSIIRRPKRNDRSTAFHLACEQGATEIVQLFLEKDPNLAKILLVDANGTTPLHKAAQTNNHSILHLLITKGANINARNNDNVTPLMMAASRGSKDCVRMLMENGADTTVKDVDGRTAVFNAVGYGVTMEILLEDQALVPLLTEKDASGYAPPHYAAQQGDLKSIQLFLDHNKSTATILSDFQDTPLHVAARYGWHEVVRALLDKQGAKIVNLQDNRSRTALHYACAGGHHKVAAVLLGFGAEIEKDQSSRTALHEAAKKGSKKTVEKILSTHPRCLNNFDDDKNTALHVAAYHGHAHLVKYLLSVEGQEILMNSSGQNVFDLAVDMDLREVAQAIAEHDRWREVMESCKSGVPRQMTTLIEKMPLVAECIFDQCVSTEGDIMNKDYKVTYDLSVALIKSDLKGTKQRTTLSIMERLAQLRVVRLLRHRITFTILSQKWNTFGWVFFLLNAVLFLLYLLPLTYLHVALRDNDAKYCAAYNTSAQSEKGCDRNFLEMQILQIYVAVMTGVLLLKELYQFYLQWRTYFLQFTNLLELSAYIAALLSVIPSCECKWGRQKTAAVVALFFGWINLILYIQRLPAYGKYIIMLYKMFMTLLKVLLLFVLFVVSFGLCFYLMIYSDDFTDLPNTLMEMFIMTLGELNYGDKFRPWANLSYPYLINILFFLFALTMPIILMNMLVGLSVGDIDAIEQSALIDRYVMQIELMSYIENIIPRFILRRVTSYKRVEYPNHGASVLSKIFNSVIGFGEYEAPDDEDGDEQGVVIATMNDKLEDHSHEIQEMHDVIKQMYQMLKDSKKRE from the exons ATGAATGGAGTGAAGGCTAACGGAACAGTCCATaatgtggatgacaaaaaaccGGACGAAGACGTAGACGCCATTGCCTTGGAGGCGATTAAAAGGGTCAAGCGGAAGAGACAACACGCGAAAATTGTCATGAATTATGAAGACGAAGATGACCAGAATAACCAAGATGGGGACACGGACGAACAGCAGGTGAGAGAT CAAAAGGAGAATCTAGACGAAGATATAAAAGCTGCCGGCAAACTACAGAGACTCAACAAAGCAGTAATGGCGGGAGATATGACCAAATTTCTTAAACTAATTGATCAAAAACTCG GCATAAATCAAGCGGACAGTTTCGGACGCACCCCTGTCCAAAACGCCATTCTAAAGAGCGACACGCGTATGGTGGAGACGTTGCTTGGAAGCGGAGCTGACGTCGGGCACCAGGATGACAGGGGGGACGCGCCACTACACTACGCCGTCCGGTCTGGAAGTGAGACAATTCTTAAG TTGGTGTTAGGGAATTGTAGCgaagtcaacacaaaaggaaGTAACGGATGTACCCCACTTCACATTGCAGCTACCCTCAATAAACCAAAACTCTGCAAGCTGCTG ATCGAGAATCATGCCGACGTTAATAGCACTGACATTGATGGCAAGACCCCCCTGGGGAAAGCGATGGAGAGTGGAGCAGCAAAATCAGCGGAATTTCTTCTAGAATACA TAAAGAACAATCACTTGAAGCTGGACTCTTTCCTTTCCGACGCTGATAACGAAGGCAACACGTTACTGCATCTAGCGGTGGACAGCGGTTTTACTCGG GTGGTGGAATTGTGTTTGGATAACGGTTCTATCATCCGTAGACCCAAG CGCAATGACCGAAGCACGGCGTTTCACCTCGCGTGTGAACAAGGCGCTACAGAGATAGTACAACTTTTCTTGGAAAAGGACCCAAACTTAGCAAAAATTCTCCTGGTGGATGCGAACGGCACTACGCCTCTGCATAAAGCGGCACAAACGAACAACCACTCCATACTCCACCTGCTTATTACAAAG GGGGCTAATATCAATGCTCGAAACAATGACAACGTGACCCCCCTAATGATGGCGGCTTCGAGGGGCTCAAAGGATTGTGTGCGCATGCTCATGGAGAATGGCGCTGACACAACAGTCAAGGATGTTGACGGGCGCACAGCAGTCTTCAACGCTGTAGGATATGGCGTTACCATGGAGATCTTGTTGGAG GACCAGGCCCTTGTGCCTCTACTAACAGAAAAGGACGCTTCAGGCTACGCCCCGCCACATTACGCCGCACAACAAGGCGACCTCAAG AGCATTCAGCTGTTTCTTGATCACAACAAGTCCACCGCGACCATCTTGTCAGACTTTCAGGACACGCCCCTACACGTGGCAGCCAG GTACGGTTGGCACGAAGTCGTACGCGCTCTGCTCGACAAACAAGGCGCGAAAATTGTCAATCTCCAAGACAACCGATCACGCACAGCTCTTCACTACGCATGCGCCGGGGGACACCACAAAGTTGCCGCTGTACTTCTGGGATTTGGTGCCGAAATTGAAAA AGACCAATCTAGCCGCACCGCTCTTCACGAAGCCGCCAAAAAAGGCAGCAAAAAGACAGTTGAAAAGATTCTCTCCACCCACCCCCGCTGCCTCAACAATTTCGATGACGATAAG AACACGGCCCTGCACGTGGCAGCATACCATGGCCACGCCCACCTCGTCAAGTACCTACTGTCTGTGGAGGGACAAGAGATCCTCATGAACTCGTCCGGGCAGAACGTGTTCGACCTTGCCGTGGACATGGACCTGAGGGAGGTCGCGCAAGCCATCGCCGAGCATGACAG GTGGCGAGAGGTTATGGAATCCTGCAAGTCGGGAGTTCCGCGACAGATGACAACTCTGATAGAAAAGATGCCGCTAGTTGCTGAG TGCATCTTTGACCAGTGCGTTTCAACTGAGGGGGATATTATGAACAAAGATTACAAG GTGACATACGACCTAAGCGTGGCCCTCATCAAGAGTGATCTGAAGGGTACCAAACAGAGGACAACTCTATCAATAATGGAG CGTTTGGCACAGTTGCGAGTGGTTAGGCTCCTGAGACATCGCATAACCTTCACGATCCTCAGCCAGAAATG GAACACGTTCGGGTGGGTGTTCTTCCTGCTAAACGCGGTTCTCTTCCTGCTCTACCTTTTACCTCTCACATATCTACACGTGGCACTGAGAGATAACGACGCCAAATATTGTGCAGCATACAATACTTCTGCACAG tccGAAAAAGGATGCGACCGAAACTTCTTG GAAATGCAAATTTTACAAATCTACGTGGCCGTCATGACTGGTGTTCTACTCCTAAAGGAACTCTATCAGTTCTATCTACAG TGGAGGACGTACTTTCTTCAATTCACCAACCTGCTTGAGTTGTCCGCCTACATTGCTGCCCTACTTTCCGTCATTCCTTCCTGTGAGTGCAAATGGGGCAGGCAGAAGACCGCCGCAGTGGTAGCATTGTTCTTTGGCTGGATTAACCTCATTCTCTACATCCAAAG GTTACCCGCATATGGAAAGTACATCATCATGTTGTACAAAATGTTCATGACCCTGCTAAAG gtGCTGCTGCTGTTCGTCCTGTTCGTCGTCTCGTTTGGATTGTGCTTCTATCTGATGATTTACAGT GATGATTTCACAGACCTGCCCAACACTCTGATGGAAATGTTTATTATGACGCTTGGAGAGTTGAACTATGGGGACAAGTTCCGGCCTTGGGCTAATCTAAGCTACCCCTACTTGATAAACATCCTCTTCTTCCTGTTCGCGCTCACGATGCCAATCATTCTAATGAACATGCTG GTCGGTTTATCTGTGGGAGATATTGACGCGATCGAGCAGAGCGCGCTCATCGACCGTTACGTCATGCAG ATTGAACTGATGAGCTACATTGAAAACATTATTCCCCGCTTCATCCTTCGCCGTGTGACGTCATACAAACGCGTCGAATATCCAAATCACGGGGCCTCGGTACTATCTAAG ATATTCAATTCTGTGATCGGCTTCGGTGAATACGAGGCACCTGATGACGAAGATGGCGAcgagcaaggtgttgtcataGCGACCATGAATGACAAGTTGGAGGATCACAGTCATGA
- the LOC116617878 gene encoding transient receptor potential cation channel subfamily A member 1 isoform X2, translating into MNGVKANGTVHNVDDKKPDEDVDAIALEAIKRVKRKRQHAKIVMNYEDEDDQNNQDGDTDEQQQKENLDEDIKAAGKLQRLNKAVMAGDMTKFLKLIDQKLGINQADSFGRTPVQNAILKSDTRMVETLLGSGADVGHQDDRGDAPLHYAVRSGSETILKLVLGNCSEVNTKGSNGCTPLHIAATLNKPKLCKLLIENHADVNSTDIDGKTPLGKAMESGAAKSAEFLLEYIKNNHLKLDSFLSDADNEGNTLLHLAVDSGFTRVVELCLDNGSIIRRPKRNDRSTAFHLACEQGATEIVQLFLEKDPNLAKILLVDANGTTPLHKAAQTNNHSILHLLITKGANINARNNDNVTPLMMAASRGSKDCVRMLMENGADTTVKDVDGRTAVFNAVGYGVTMEILLEDQALVPLLTEKDASGYAPPHYAAQQGDLKSIQLFLDHNKSTATILSDFQDTPLHVAARYGWHEVVRALLDKQGAKIVNLQDNRSRTALHYACAGGHHKVAAVLLGFGAEIEKDQSSRTALHEAAKKGSKKTVEKILSTHPRCLNNFDDDKNTALHVAAYHGHAHLVKYLLSVEGQEILMNSSGQNVFDLAVDMDLREVAQAIAEHDRWREVMESCKSGVPRQMTTLIEKMPLVAECIFDQCVSTEGDIMNKDYKVTYDLSVALIKSDLKGTKQRTTLSIMERLAQLRVVRLLRHRITFTILSQKWNTFGWVFFLLNAVLFLLYLLPLTYLHVALRDNDAKYCAAYNTSAQSEKGCDRNFLEMQILQIYVAVMTGVLLLKELYQFYLQWRTYFLQFTNLLELSAYIAALLSVIPSCECKWGRQKTAAVVALFFGWINLILYIQRLPAYGKYIIMLYKMFMTLLKVLLLFVLFVVSFGLCFYLMIYSDDFTDLPNTLMEMFIMTLGELNYGDKFRPWANLSYPYLINILFFLFALTMPIILMNMLVGLSVGDIDAIEQSALIDRYVMQIELMSYIENIIPRFILRRVTSYKRVEYPNHGASVLSKIFNSVIGFGEYEAPDDEDGDEQGVVIATMNDKLEDHSHEIQEMHDVIKQMYQMLKDSKKRE; encoded by the exons ATGAATGGAGTGAAGGCTAACGGAACAGTCCATaatgtggatgacaaaaaaccGGACGAAGACGTAGACGCCATTGCCTTGGAGGCGATTAAAAGGGTCAAGCGGAAGAGACAACACGCGAAAATTGTCATGAATTATGAAGACGAAGATGACCAGAATAACCAAGATGGGGACACGGACGAACAGCAG CAAAAGGAGAATCTAGACGAAGATATAAAAGCTGCCGGCAAACTACAGAGACTCAACAAAGCAGTAATGGCGGGAGATATGACCAAATTTCTTAAACTAATTGATCAAAAACTCG GCATAAATCAAGCGGACAGTTTCGGACGCACCCCTGTCCAAAACGCCATTCTAAAGAGCGACACGCGTATGGTGGAGACGTTGCTTGGAAGCGGAGCTGACGTCGGGCACCAGGATGACAGGGGGGACGCGCCACTACACTACGCCGTCCGGTCTGGAAGTGAGACAATTCTTAAG TTGGTGTTAGGGAATTGTAGCgaagtcaacacaaaaggaaGTAACGGATGTACCCCACTTCACATTGCAGCTACCCTCAATAAACCAAAACTCTGCAAGCTGCTG ATCGAGAATCATGCCGACGTTAATAGCACTGACATTGATGGCAAGACCCCCCTGGGGAAAGCGATGGAGAGTGGAGCAGCAAAATCAGCGGAATTTCTTCTAGAATACA TAAAGAACAATCACTTGAAGCTGGACTCTTTCCTTTCCGACGCTGATAACGAAGGCAACACGTTACTGCATCTAGCGGTGGACAGCGGTTTTACTCGG GTGGTGGAATTGTGTTTGGATAACGGTTCTATCATCCGTAGACCCAAG CGCAATGACCGAAGCACGGCGTTTCACCTCGCGTGTGAACAAGGCGCTACAGAGATAGTACAACTTTTCTTGGAAAAGGACCCAAACTTAGCAAAAATTCTCCTGGTGGATGCGAACGGCACTACGCCTCTGCATAAAGCGGCACAAACGAACAACCACTCCATACTCCACCTGCTTATTACAAAG GGGGCTAATATCAATGCTCGAAACAATGACAACGTGACCCCCCTAATGATGGCGGCTTCGAGGGGCTCAAAGGATTGTGTGCGCATGCTCATGGAGAATGGCGCTGACACAACAGTCAAGGATGTTGACGGGCGCACAGCAGTCTTCAACGCTGTAGGATATGGCGTTACCATGGAGATCTTGTTGGAG GACCAGGCCCTTGTGCCTCTACTAACAGAAAAGGACGCTTCAGGCTACGCCCCGCCACATTACGCCGCACAACAAGGCGACCTCAAG AGCATTCAGCTGTTTCTTGATCACAACAAGTCCACCGCGACCATCTTGTCAGACTTTCAGGACACGCCCCTACACGTGGCAGCCAG GTACGGTTGGCACGAAGTCGTACGCGCTCTGCTCGACAAACAAGGCGCGAAAATTGTCAATCTCCAAGACAACCGATCACGCACAGCTCTTCACTACGCATGCGCCGGGGGACACCACAAAGTTGCCGCTGTACTTCTGGGATTTGGTGCCGAAATTGAAAA AGACCAATCTAGCCGCACCGCTCTTCACGAAGCCGCCAAAAAAGGCAGCAAAAAGACAGTTGAAAAGATTCTCTCCACCCACCCCCGCTGCCTCAACAATTTCGATGACGATAAG AACACGGCCCTGCACGTGGCAGCATACCATGGCCACGCCCACCTCGTCAAGTACCTACTGTCTGTGGAGGGACAAGAGATCCTCATGAACTCGTCCGGGCAGAACGTGTTCGACCTTGCCGTGGACATGGACCTGAGGGAGGTCGCGCAAGCCATCGCCGAGCATGACAG GTGGCGAGAGGTTATGGAATCCTGCAAGTCGGGAGTTCCGCGACAGATGACAACTCTGATAGAAAAGATGCCGCTAGTTGCTGAG TGCATCTTTGACCAGTGCGTTTCAACTGAGGGGGATATTATGAACAAAGATTACAAG GTGACATACGACCTAAGCGTGGCCCTCATCAAGAGTGATCTGAAGGGTACCAAACAGAGGACAACTCTATCAATAATGGAG CGTTTGGCACAGTTGCGAGTGGTTAGGCTCCTGAGACATCGCATAACCTTCACGATCCTCAGCCAGAAATG GAACACGTTCGGGTGGGTGTTCTTCCTGCTAAACGCGGTTCTCTTCCTGCTCTACCTTTTACCTCTCACATATCTACACGTGGCACTGAGAGATAACGACGCCAAATATTGTGCAGCATACAATACTTCTGCACAG tccGAAAAAGGATGCGACCGAAACTTCTTG GAAATGCAAATTTTACAAATCTACGTGGCCGTCATGACTGGTGTTCTACTCCTAAAGGAACTCTATCAGTTCTATCTACAG TGGAGGACGTACTTTCTTCAATTCACCAACCTGCTTGAGTTGTCCGCCTACATTGCTGCCCTACTTTCCGTCATTCCTTCCTGTGAGTGCAAATGGGGCAGGCAGAAGACCGCCGCAGTGGTAGCATTGTTCTTTGGCTGGATTAACCTCATTCTCTACATCCAAAG GTTACCCGCATATGGAAAGTACATCATCATGTTGTACAAAATGTTCATGACCCTGCTAAAG gtGCTGCTGCTGTTCGTCCTGTTCGTCGTCTCGTTTGGATTGTGCTTCTATCTGATGATTTACAGT GATGATTTCACAGACCTGCCCAACACTCTGATGGAAATGTTTATTATGACGCTTGGAGAGTTGAACTATGGGGACAAGTTCCGGCCTTGGGCTAATCTAAGCTACCCCTACTTGATAAACATCCTCTTCTTCCTGTTCGCGCTCACGATGCCAATCATTCTAATGAACATGCTG GTCGGTTTATCTGTGGGAGATATTGACGCGATCGAGCAGAGCGCGCTCATCGACCGTTACGTCATGCAG ATTGAACTGATGAGCTACATTGAAAACATTATTCCCCGCTTCATCCTTCGCCGTGTGACGTCATACAAACGCGTCGAATATCCAAATCACGGGGCCTCGGTACTATCTAAG ATATTCAATTCTGTGATCGGCTTCGGTGAATACGAGGCACCTGATGACGAAGATGGCGAcgagcaaggtgttgtcataGCGACCATGAATGACAAGTTGGAGGATCACAGTCATGA